A genome region from Micromonospora inyonensis includes the following:
- a CDS encoding IS110 family transposase — translation MRCVEAGLVNDGYGVYLGLDVGKGDHHAVGLAPGGKRLHDAALPNTEARLRQLFDKLARHGRVLVVVDQPASIGALPIAVARARGHQVAYLPGLAMRRIADLHPGTAKTDARDAYVIADAARTLPHTLRRVDVGDEALAELEVLVGFDDDLAGEATRISNRIRGLLTQIHPALERVLGPKVQHKAVLELLSRCGGPAGLRRAGRRKLLSIAGPHAPRLADRLVEQVMSALDEQTVTVPGTQAAETILPRLADSLRDVLRQRDQVAGEVEGMLDAHPLAPVLTSMPGIGVRTAARILLEVGDGTAFATPGHLAAYAGLAPVTRRSGSSIRGEHPPRGGNKQLKRAFFLAAFAALADPVSRAYYDRKRAEGKRHNAALICLARRRCDVLFAMLRDKIPYQPRPSTPVPA, via the coding sequence ATGCGATGCGTGGAGGCGGGTCTGGTGAACGACGGATACGGCGTCTACCTCGGCTTGGACGTCGGCAAGGGTGATCACCACGCGGTCGGTTTGGCTCCGGGCGGCAAGCGGCTGCATGACGCGGCGTTACCGAACACGGAGGCTCGGCTGCGGCAGTTGTTCGACAAACTCGCCCGGCACGGCCGGGTTCTGGTGGTGGTCGACCAGCCCGCCTCGATCGGCGCCCTGCCGATCGCGGTCGCTCGGGCCCGCGGTCATCAGGTGGCCTACCTGCCCGGCCTGGCCATGCGTCGCATCGCTGACCTGCACCCGGGCACGGCGAAGACCGACGCCCGTGATGCCTACGTCATCGCCGACGCCGCCCGGACCCTTCCGCATACGCTGCGGCGGGTCGACGTCGGCGACGAGGCCCTGGCCGAGTTGGAAGTCCTGGTCGGCTTCGATGACGATCTAGCCGGCGAGGCCACCCGGATCTCGAACCGGATCCGTGGGCTGCTGACTCAGATCCATCCTGCCCTGGAACGAGTGCTGGGGCCGAAAGTGCAGCACAAGGCCGTGCTGGAGCTGCTGTCCCGGTGCGGCGGACCAGCAGGGCTACGCAGGGCTGGCCGCCGCAAACTGCTGTCCATCGCCGGGCCCCACGCCCCTCGCCTGGCCGACCGGCTGGTCGAGCAGGTCATGAGCGCACTCGACGAACAGACCGTCACCGTCCCCGGCACGCAGGCTGCGGAAACGATCCTGCCCCGCCTCGCCGACAGCCTCCGCGACGTCCTGCGCCAGCGCGACCAGGTCGCCGGCGAGGTCGAAGGGATGCTTGATGCGCACCCTCTCGCCCCGGTCCTGACCTCGATGCCCGGCATCGGAGTCAGGACCGCCGCCCGGATCCTGCTCGAAGTCGGCGACGGCACCGCCTTCGCCACCCCCGGGCACCTCGCCGCCTACGCCGGCCTCGCCCCAGTGACCCGACGATCCGGCAGCAGCATCCGCGGCGAACACCCACCCCGCGGCGGCAACAAGCAGCTCAAACGAGCCTTCTTCCTCGCCGCGTTCGCCGCCCTCGCCGATCCGGTCAGCCGCGCCTACTACGACCGCAAACGCGCCGAAGGCAAACGCCACAACGCCGCCCTCATCTGCCTCGCCCGACGCCGCTGCGACGTCCTGTTCGCCATGCTCCGCGACAAGATCCCCTACCAACCCCGCCCAAGCACGCCCGTCCCCGCTTGA
- the istB gene encoding IS21-like element helper ATPase IstB translates to MPTKTTTHPGRTGTPTSRDTTAEIAYLTRALKAPTLRDAVTRLADRARTENWTHEEFLAACLHREVAARESHGGEGRIRAARFPARKALEEFDFDHQRSLKRDLLAHLGTLDFVAARDNVVFLGPPGTGKTHLATGLGIRACQAGHRVAFATAAEWVARLATAHNAGRLQDEITKLGRIPLIIIDEVGYIPFEPEAANLFFQLVSARYERASLIVTSNKPFGRWGEVFGDDTVAAAMIDRLVHHAEVISLKGDSYRLKDRDLGRVPAATNDDDR, encoded by the coding sequence ATGCCCACCAAGACCACCACCCACCCCGGCCGCACCGGCACGCCGACCAGCCGGGACACCACCGCCGAGATCGCCTACCTGACCCGCGCGCTCAAGGCGCCGACCCTGCGTGACGCCGTCACCCGACTGGCCGACCGCGCCCGCACCGAGAACTGGACACACGAGGAATTCCTGGCCGCCTGCCTCCACCGTGAGGTCGCCGCCCGGGAGTCCCACGGCGGTGAGGGCCGCATCCGCGCCGCCCGCTTCCCCGCCCGGAAGGCCCTGGAAGAGTTCGACTTCGACCACCAGCGCTCGTTGAAACGCGACCTCCTCGCCCACTTGGGCACCCTCGACTTCGTCGCCGCCCGAGACAACGTGGTGTTCCTCGGCCCTCCCGGCACCGGCAAGACCCACCTCGCCACCGGCCTGGGCATCCGTGCCTGCCAAGCCGGCCACCGCGTCGCGTTCGCCACCGCCGCCGAATGGGTCGCCCGACTGGCTACCGCGCACAACGCCGGCCGACTACAGGACGAGATCACCAAACTCGGCCGCATCCCACTGATAATTATCGATGAGGTCGGCTACATCCCGTTCGAACCCGAAGCCGCGAACCTGTTCTTCCAACTCGTCTCCGCCCGCTACGAACGCGCCAGCCTCATCGTCACCTCGAACAAACCCTTCGGCCGCTGGGGCGAGGTCTTCGGCGACGACACCGTCGCCGCCGCCATGATCGACCGCCTCGTCCACCACGCCGAAGTCATCAGCCTGAAAGGAGACAGCTACCGCCTCAAAGACCGCGACCTCGGCCGCGTCCCCGCAGCCACCAACGACGACGACCGATGA
- a CDS encoding ISAs1 family transposase has protein sequence MWRLLTRLDDGLLATVLAGWLLTRVKPVASRPHRYRTVIAIDGKTLRGARRPDGGQVHLLSALDTSTGIVLAQVTVAAKSNEIPAFGPLLDAVEAVLGSLAGVVFVADALHTQTGHAQQITARGAHLLLPAKANQPTLFRQVKALPWAQIPIGDQTRDRRHGRPETRTVKAVTLQTPGGISFPHAAQAVRITRTRTTSGKTSRETAYLVVSLPAADAQPADLQTWARPEWLIENQVHHVRDMTFREDLHQARTGTGPAIMATLRNTAIGYHRVNDDANIARATRRADRRPDDLIQAVTSRGLPGVCRFPCLGLWCDRGC, from the coding sequence GTGTGGCGGCTGCTGACCAGGCTGGACGACGGCCTGCTCGCCACGGTCCTGGCCGGCTGGCTACTGACCCGGGTGAAGCCGGTGGCCTCCCGGCCGCACCGGTACCGAACCGTGATCGCCATCGACGGCAAGACGCTGCGCGGCGCCCGCCGGCCCGACGGCGGGCAGGTGCACCTGCTGTCCGCGCTGGACACCAGCACCGGCATCGTCCTCGCGCAGGTCACCGTGGCCGCGAAATCGAATGAAATCCCTGCCTTCGGCCCGCTGCTGGACGCGGTCGAGGCCGTGCTGGGCAGCCTGGCCGGGGTGGTCTTCGTCGCCGACGCGTTGCACACCCAGACCGGGCACGCTCAGCAGATCACCGCCCGCGGCGCGCACCTGCTACTGCCTGCCAAGGCCAACCAGCCCACCCTGTTCCGGCAGGTCAAGGCACTGCCTTGGGCGCAGATCCCGATCGGGGACCAGACCCGCGACCGCAGACACGGCCGACCCGAGACCCGCACCGTCAAAGCCGTCACGCTGCAGACTCCCGGCGGCATCAGCTTCCCGCACGCCGCTCAGGCCGTCCGGATCACCCGCACCCGCACCACCAGCGGCAAGACCAGCCGCGAAACCGCGTACCTGGTCGTGTCACTGCCCGCCGCCGACGCCCAGCCCGCCGACCTGCAAACATGGGCCAGACCAGAATGGTTGATCGAGAATCAGGTGCATCACGTCAGAGACATGACATTCCGTGAGGATCTTCACCAGGCCCGGACCGGCACCGGACCCGCCATCATGGCAACCCTACGTAACACCGCGATCGGTTACCACCGCGTCAACGACGACGCCAACATCGCCCGCGCCACCCGACGCGCCGACCGCCGACCAGACGACCTCATCCAGGCCGTGACCAGTAGGGGGTTACCGGGAGTGTGTCGATTTCCGTGTTTGGGCCTGTGGTGTGATCGAGGTTGTTAG
- a CDS encoding IS701 family transposase, which yields MGCFAGRFGRVEPRRAAGQFVTGLLADIEVKTCWQLAEQAGHSRPDAMQRLLYRAVWDADAVRNDLRQLITSRFGGPDAVLVVDDTGDLKKGVHTVGVQRQYTGTAGRVENSQVGVFLGYAGVDGHTLIDRRVYLPVSWTEDRDRCQAAGVPDEIEFATKPELAAEMITAALAAGVPAGWATADEAYGNSATFRAGLRDHEIGYVLAVSRSHLVPLDGGKTRVRVDWIAADLPDSAWQRRSAGAGSKGPRLYDWAWLDDVCTDADPDDGGRHSLLIRRNTSTGELAFYRCWTPRPATLAQLVRVAGIRWTIEEAFQAAKGQVGLDQHQVRRWDSWHRFTTLALAALAVLAICAADATHDEPSDTGLIKLTVNEVRRLTNACIIRPIIDLAHRLHWSGWRRRHQARARRAHYTRRLNLELQP from the coding sequence CTGGGCTGCTTCGCGGGCCGGTTCGGGCGGGTGGAGCCGCGTCGTGCGGCGGGGCAGTTCGTGACGGGGCTGCTGGCCGACATCGAGGTCAAGACGTGTTGGCAGTTGGCTGAGCAGGCCGGGCATTCCCGGCCGGATGCGATGCAGCGACTGTTGTACCGGGCGGTGTGGGACGCCGACGCCGTCCGCAACGACCTGCGGCAGTTGATCACCTCCCGGTTCGGTGGGCCGGACGCGGTCCTGGTCGTTGACGACACCGGGGACCTGAAGAAGGGCGTGCACACGGTCGGGGTGCAGCGGCAGTACACCGGCACGGCGGGGCGGGTCGAGAACAGCCAGGTCGGGGTGTTCCTCGGCTACGCCGGCGTCGATGGGCACACGCTGATCGACCGGCGGGTGTATCTGCCGGTGTCGTGGACCGAGGACCGGGACCGTTGCCAAGCCGCCGGCGTGCCCGACGAGATTGAGTTCGCCACCAAGCCGGAGCTGGCCGCCGAGATGATCACCGCCGCACTGGCCGCCGGAGTGCCGGCGGGCTGGGCCACCGCGGACGAGGCTTACGGCAACAGCGCCACCTTCCGCGCTGGCCTGCGCGACCACGAGATCGGCTACGTCTTGGCGGTGTCCCGCAGCCACCTGGTACCGCTCGACGGCGGTAAGACCCGGGTCCGCGTCGACTGGATCGCCGCTGACCTACCGGACTCGGCGTGGCAGCGCCGCTCAGCCGGCGCCGGGTCGAAAGGGCCGCGTCTCTACGACTGGGCCTGGCTCGATGACGTGTGCACCGATGCCGACCCCGACGACGGCGGCCGACACAGCCTCCTGATCCGCCGCAACACCAGCACCGGTGAGCTGGCCTTCTACCGCTGCTGGACCCCCAGGCCAGCCACCCTCGCCCAACTCGTGCGGGTCGCCGGCATCCGCTGGACCATCGAAGAAGCCTTCCAGGCCGCCAAGGGCCAGGTCGGCCTGGACCAGCACCAGGTCCGCCGCTGGGACTCCTGGCACCGCTTCACCACCCTCGCCCTGGCCGCCCTCGCCGTCCTGGCCATCTGCGCCGCCGACGCCACCCACGACGAGCCCAGCGACACCGGGCTGATCAAGCTGACCGTCAACGAGGTCCGCCGCCTGACCAACGCCTGCATCATCCGTCCGATCATCGACCTCGCCCACCGTTTGCACTGGTCAGGCTGGCGACGCCGCCATCAAGCCCGAGCCCGGCGAGCCCACTACACACGCCGCCTCAACCTGGAACTTCAGCCATGA
- a CDS encoding transposase family protein: MASSLIPVLTVTTPGSGVLPAPVTDGERRGLLAALSAIPDPRNPRGVRYPLAALLTVAVCAVLAGASSFAAITDWLYDLDEPAQVRLGFPPVTFLIVPSRGLLGRPARYDFLPLSLMIRGVLSPGRVASADR, from the coding sequence ATGGCATCATCCCTCATTCCCGTACTGACCGTGACAACCCCCGGCAGCGGTGTCCTCCCCGCGCCGGTCACCGACGGTGAACGCCGTGGGCTGCTGGCTGCGTTGTCCGCGATTCCGGACCCGCGGAACCCGCGCGGCGTGCGTTACCCCCTGGCCGCGCTGCTGACGGTCGCGGTGTGCGCGGTCCTGGCCGGGGCGTCGTCGTTCGCCGCGATCACCGATTGGCTGTACGACCTGGACGAGCCGGCACAGGTCCGGCTGGGTTTCCCCCCCGTTACCTTTTTGATCGTCCCCAGCCGGGGACTCCTCGGTCGCCCGGCCCGGTATGACTTCCTGCCCCTGTCGTTGATGATCCGGGGGGTGTTGTCGCCGGGTCGGGTGGCGTCGGCGGACCGCTGA
- the istA gene encoding IS21 family transposase — protein sequence MIKVEDWAEIRRLYLAEQMPIKAIARRLGLSRNTVRSAVRSVQPPKYVRAAKGSIVDAAEPRIRALLKEFPDMPATVIAERIGWTRSLTVLKERVRELRPVYAPVDPASRTVYGPGERAQCDLWFPPAPVPLGFGQVATPPVLVMVSGYSRWLCATTIPTRSAEDLVLGQWAVLGQLGGVPRELVWDNESGVGRYGGAQPKLTAQFSVLRGMVGTRVRILRPRDPESKGLVERANGYLETSFLPGRRFASVADFNIQLADWIALANTRPKRALDAAAPADRIGADRAAMGALPPIEATAIGWRHTVRLGRDHYVRLDSCDYSVHPNAVGHRVEVTADLHTVRVLRSGVLVGEHERCWARQQTITDPEHTKAAAVMRQAYQDRPRGRAAAQVACRDLADYDRILGTSGDDLAEVA from the coding sequence GTGATCAAAGTGGAGGATTGGGCGGAAATCCGCCGGCTCTACCTGGCCGAGCAGATGCCGATCAAGGCGATCGCACGCAGGCTCGGGCTGTCGCGTAACACGGTCCGTAGCGCGGTTCGGTCGGTGCAGCCGCCGAAGTACGTGCGGGCGGCGAAGGGCTCGATCGTGGACGCGGCCGAGCCGCGGATCCGGGCGTTGTTGAAGGAGTTTCCGGACATGCCGGCGACGGTGATCGCGGAGCGTATCGGTTGGACGCGGTCGTTGACGGTGCTCAAGGAACGGGTCCGTGAGTTGCGGCCGGTGTATGCGCCGGTTGATCCGGCTTCGCGCACTGTCTACGGGCCTGGCGAGCGGGCGCAGTGTGATCTGTGGTTCCCGCCGGCGCCGGTTCCGTTGGGGTTCGGGCAGGTGGCCACCCCGCCGGTGCTGGTGATGGTGTCGGGCTATTCCCGCTGGTTGTGCGCGACGACGATCCCGACGCGGTCCGCGGAGGATCTGGTCCTGGGGCAGTGGGCGGTGTTGGGTCAGCTGGGTGGGGTGCCGCGGGAGTTGGTGTGGGACAACGAGTCCGGGGTGGGCCGCTACGGTGGCGCGCAGCCCAAACTCACCGCGCAGTTCAGCGTGCTACGCGGGATGGTGGGCACCAGGGTGCGGATCCTGCGCCCGCGGGATCCGGAGTCCAAGGGCCTGGTCGAGCGTGCCAACGGCTATCTGGAGACCTCCTTCCTGCCCGGACGCCGGTTCGCCAGCGTGGCCGATTTCAACATCCAGTTGGCTGATTGGATCGCCCTGGCCAACACCCGGCCGAAGCGGGCACTCGATGCGGCGGCGCCGGCCGATCGGATCGGCGCGGACCGGGCCGCGATGGGCGCGTTGCCGCCGATCGAGGCCACGGCGATCGGCTGGCGGCACACGGTACGACTCGGACGTGACCACTACGTCCGGCTCGACAGCTGCGACTACTCGGTGCACCCGAACGCCGTGGGGCACCGGGTCGAGGTCACCGCCGATCTGCACACCGTGCGCGTCCTGCGCTCCGGTGTTCTGGTCGGCGAGCACGAGCGGTGCTGGGCCCGGCAGCAGACCATCACCGACCCCGAGCACACGAAGGCGGCCGCGGTGATGCGGCAGGCGTATCAAGACCGGCCCCGAGGCCGCGCCGCGGCCCAGGTCGCGTGTCGGGACCTGGCCGACTACGACCGGATCCTCGGCACCAGCGGCGACGACCTGGCGGAGGTGGCCTGA
- a CDS encoding transposase family protein — translation MIAYRAMVDVPRELVQHVARLLYAQRRACGTRRGARALTCFYQALMVLVWFRKGEDMTLLAAGFGISRATAYRYRDEGVTVLAAQASDLHTALRRAAADGWSHVILDGKLFDCDRVTETTLSVKGEVIDAWFSGKHRDFGANIQAVMRPDGLPIWTSAAMPGHLHDTSCARDRGVTAALNWSAAELGLPALADSGYEGAGHGIKTPVKQPADGHHLAPDNRAYNRLLRGLRWQGERGFAILIGRWKTLRHTTISPRRIGDIIAAALHLTHFEYKYLPQGC, via the coding sequence GTGATTGCCTATCGTGCCATGGTCGACGTCCCGAGGGAACTCGTGCAGCACGTGGCGCGTCTGCTGTACGCGCAGCGCCGGGCCTGCGGCACCCGTCGGGGCGCGCGGGCGTTGACCTGCTTCTACCAGGCCCTGATGGTGCTGGTCTGGTTCCGCAAGGGTGAGGACATGACCCTCCTGGCCGCCGGGTTCGGCATCTCCCGGGCGACCGCCTACCGCTACCGCGACGAGGGCGTCACGGTCCTTGCCGCCCAGGCGAGCGATCTGCACACCGCGCTGCGTCGGGCCGCCGCCGACGGCTGGTCGCACGTGATCCTCGACGGCAAGCTGTTCGACTGCGACCGGGTCACCGAGACGACCCTGTCGGTCAAGGGTGAGGTGATCGACGCCTGGTTCTCCGGAAAGCACCGCGACTTCGGCGCGAACATCCAAGCCGTCATGCGCCCGGACGGGCTGCCAATCTGGACATCGGCGGCGATGCCGGGGCATCTGCACGACACCAGTTGCGCCCGCGACCGGGGCGTCACCGCCGCCCTGAACTGGTCCGCCGCCGAGCTGGGCCTGCCCGCTCTGGCCGACTCCGGCTACGAAGGCGCAGGCCACGGCATCAAGACCCCCGTCAAGCAACCCGCCGACGGCCACCACCTCGCGCCCGACAACCGTGCATACAACAGACTGCTACGCGGCCTGCGTTGGCAGGGAGAACGCGGCTTCGCCATCCTCATCGGACGCTGGAAGACGCTACGCCACACGACCATCAGCCCACGACGAATCGGCGACATCATCGCAGCCGCGCTACACCTGACCCATTTCGAATACAAATACCTACCGCAAGGTTGTTGA
- a CDS encoding IS4 family transposase, translating into MSETVAVTADQVSLGVLVSAVPRDAVDAAVARFGVGAKRSDGKLPPHVVAYLTMALCLFGEDDYEEVATKVTGALTRFGCWDAAWSVPTASGISQARQRLGAPVMEEIFESVVQPVGTTDTRGAWLRRWRVLAIDGFDVDLPDTPGNAAEFGYAGSGGNRSAYPKARVVALAECGTHAFLAGEVSGYGTGEQTLAMRLYPRLRRDELLTADRGFYSFDAWSAAAGTGAALLWRAPTGLRLPVVRVLADGTYVSVVINPKIRGARRDRVVAAARAGQDLAPELAYLVRVVEYDVPDRDGNGTGELIVLLTTVLDPAEAHADELAEAYHLRWEEETSNDQLKTHLRGPGRLLRSRLPELAYQEIWAWLIVHHALAALITRAAEAADLDPDRISFTRALRIARRTATGTAGIPPWRLD; encoded by the coding sequence ATGTCCGAGACGGTGGCGGTGACGGCGGATCAGGTGTCGTTGGGGGTGCTGGTGTCCGCGGTGCCGCGGGATGCGGTGGACGCGGCGGTGGCCCGGTTTGGGGTTGGGGCCAAGCGGTCGGATGGGAAGCTTCCGCCGCATGTGGTGGCCTATCTGACGATGGCGTTGTGCCTGTTCGGTGAGGATGACTACGAAGAGGTCGCCACGAAGGTCACCGGGGCGTTGACCCGGTTCGGCTGCTGGGACGCCGCTTGGTCGGTGCCGACCGCGTCGGGGATCAGCCAGGCGCGGCAGCGGCTGGGCGCGCCGGTCATGGAGGAGATCTTCGAGTCGGTGGTGCAGCCGGTGGGCACGACTGATACGCGGGGGGCGTGGCTGCGGCGGTGGCGAGTCCTTGCTATTGACGGCTTCGATGTGGACCTGCCGGACACGCCGGGTAACGCCGCCGAGTTTGGCTACGCCGGCTCGGGGGGCAACCGGTCGGCGTATCCGAAGGCGCGGGTGGTGGCGTTGGCCGAGTGCGGCACGCACGCGTTCCTGGCCGGGGAGGTGTCCGGCTATGGCACCGGGGAGCAGACATTGGCGATGCGGCTGTACCCGCGGCTGCGCCGCGATGAGCTGCTGACCGCCGACCGGGGGTTCTACTCCTTCGACGCCTGGTCTGCTGCGGCGGGCACCGGGGCGGCGTTGCTGTGGCGGGCGCCGACCGGGCTGCGGCTGCCGGTCGTGCGGGTGCTGGCCGACGGCACGTATGTGTCCGTGGTGATCAACCCGAAGATCCGCGGCGCCCGCCGGGACCGCGTCGTCGCCGCTGCCCGCGCTGGGCAGGATCTGGCCCCTGAGCTGGCGTATCTGGTACGAGTGGTCGAGTACGACGTGCCCGACCGCGACGGCAACGGCACCGGCGAGCTGATCGTGCTGCTGACCACCGTCCTCGACCCGGCCGAGGCCCACGCGGACGAGCTGGCCGAGGCCTACCACCTGCGCTGGGAAGAAGAGACCAGCAACGACCAGCTCAAGACGCACCTACGCGGCCCGGGCCGTCTGCTGCGCTCAAGGCTGCCGGAGCTGGCCTACCAGGAAATCTGGGCCTGGCTGATCGTCCACCACGCCCTCGCCGCGTTGATCACCCGCGCGGCCGAGGCCGCCGACCTCGACCCCGACCGGATCAGCTTCACCCGCGCGCTGCGAATCGCCCGCCGTACCGCCACCGGGACGGCGGGCATTCCCCCCTGGAGACTGGACTGA
- a CDS encoding NAD-dependent epimerase/dehydratase family protein, with product MSGADVIVTGAGGFIGGHLVQALIAEGRRVRAVDRKPLSAWHQVHGRADNMVRDLSTLESCQEILSGGAQEVYNLAADMGGMGFIESHKAYCMLSVLINTHMLMAARDNKAERFFFSSSACVYPADKQRDTEVVPLREEDAYPAMAEDGYGWEKLFSERMTRHFREDFGLSTRVGRYHNVYGPKGSWCGGREKVPAAACRKVAVAALAGGQEVEIWGDGRQMRSFMHVDDCVTGSIALTRSDYADPLNIGSSEAVSINDLYRLIQEIAGTRLRVRHVPGPLGVRGRNSDNALIHKELGWEPSIRLAEGLESTYRWIYDQVKAQLG from the coding sequence ATGTCTGGAGCTGATGTCATAGTTACCGGTGCCGGTGGCTTCATCGGCGGTCACCTTGTGCAGGCCCTGATTGCGGAGGGACGAAGAGTCCGCGCGGTCGATCGGAAGCCCCTGTCCGCGTGGCACCAGGTACACGGACGCGCGGATAACATGGTCCGCGACCTGTCGACCCTGGAATCCTGCCAGGAAATCCTGTCCGGCGGGGCGCAGGAGGTGTACAACCTCGCCGCCGACATGGGAGGAATGGGATTCATCGAGTCACACAAGGCGTACTGCATGCTGTCTGTCCTGATCAACACACACATGCTCATGGCCGCCCGCGACAACAAGGCGGAGCGGTTCTTCTTCTCCTCGTCCGCATGTGTCTACCCGGCGGACAAACAACGCGACACCGAGGTCGTCCCCTTGCGCGAGGAGGACGCCTACCCGGCTATGGCCGAGGACGGGTACGGCTGGGAGAAGCTGTTCAGCGAACGAATGACCCGCCATTTCCGGGAAGATTTCGGATTGTCGACCCGGGTGGGTCGCTACCATAACGTCTACGGGCCCAAGGGCTCCTGGTGCGGCGGACGGGAAAAGGTGCCCGCTGCGGCCTGCCGGAAGGTCGCGGTCGCCGCGCTCGCCGGCGGCCAGGAGGTGGAGATCTGGGGCGACGGCAGGCAGATGCGGTCATTCATGCACGTTGACGATTGCGTCACTGGATCCATCGCTCTCACCCGCAGCGACTACGCTGATCCGCTGAACATCGGCAGTTCCGAGGCGGTCAGCATCAACGATCTCTACCGCCTGATTCAGGAAATCGCTGGCACGAGGTTGCGGGTCCGGCACGTCCCGGGCCCTCTCGGCGTCCGGGGCCGCAACAGCGACAACGCCCTGATCCACAAGGAACTCGGGTGGGAGCCGTCCATCAGGCTGGCAGAGGGTCTCGAATCGACTTATCGATGGATCTACGACCAGGTCAAGGCGCAACTCGGCTGA